A window of the Thalassospira sp. TSL5-1 genome harbors these coding sequences:
- a CDS encoding DUF2892 domain-containing protein, whose protein sequence is MTNIGRLDRAARFIAGLVLLVLPFALAGEGGIMAAMGGYAWLSLLVGAVMLVTAVFRFCPAYWLFGIRTCQIGNQAGRVEAKK, encoded by the coding sequence ATGACAAATATTGGTCGTCTGGATCGTGCGGCACGGTTTATTGCCGGTCTTGTTTTGCTGGTCCTGCCCTTTGCTCTTGCGGGCGAGGGGGGCATCATGGCTGCTATGGGGGGCTATGCCTGGCTGTCGCTTCTGGTGGGTGCTGTCATGCTGGTGACAGCCGTTTTCCGGTTTTGCCCGGCTTACTGGCTGTTTGGCATTCGGACCTGCCAGATTGGTAACCAGGCGGGCCGCGTCGAGGCAAAAAAATGA
- a CDS encoding TenA family protein, with translation MSDSEKMGTAKDWPEWQQENPGQGFSQWLIASVTDDWHRATHHPFTDAWGKGAVPTENLRRYLVQDHRFLDRFVALLAGAVAHAPTLADRIPGCQFLALVTGKENTYFERCFTALGVRNNQRVGTPDWDATKGFKNLMAEALNSSVYANMVAVLAVAEGSYLGWADRVAKTVPNNPPLDFWFSEWIDLHTGDYFASVVAYLNAQLDHVGPTLDDAARAECQRYFAAATRLEVDFFDAAQNGE, from the coding sequence ATGTCTGATTCCGAAAAGATGGGAACGGCCAAAGACTGGCCGGAATGGCAACAGGAAAATCCCGGTCAGGGTTTTTCCCAATGGCTAATCGCAAGCGTTACCGATGACTGGCACCGCGCAACCCATCATCCCTTTACCGATGCGTGGGGCAAAGGTGCCGTCCCGACAGAGAATTTACGCCGCTATCTGGTGCAGGATCACCGGTTTCTGGATCGTTTTGTCGCGCTTTTGGCTGGTGCGGTCGCCCATGCACCCACCCTTGCGGACCGCATTCCCGGTTGCCAGTTCCTGGCCCTGGTGACGGGCAAGGAAAACACCTATTTTGAACGGTGTTTCACCGCCCTTGGTGTGCGCAATAACCAGCGTGTGGGCACACCGGACTGGGATGCAACCAAAGGATTTAAAAACCTGATGGCCGAAGCCCTTAACAGCAGCGTCTATGCCAATATGGTGGCCGTGCTTGCGGTGGCGGAAGGCAGCTATCTTGGCTGGGCCGACCGGGTCGCAAAAACGGTGCCCAATAATCCGCCGCTTGATTTTTGGTTTTCCGAATGGATTGACCTTCATACCGGCGATTATTTCGCCAGCGTGGTGGCTTATCTGAATGCGCAGCTTGATCATGTCGGACCGACACTGGACGATGCCGCGCGCGCAGAATGCCAGCGTTATTTTGCCGCGGCCACACGGCTTGAGGTTGATTTTTTTGACGCCGCCCAAAATGGTGAATGA
- a CDS encoding 3-carboxy-cis,cis-muconate cycloisomerase gives MSLSPFDSVLYGDLFADAEIAAYFSDDAVIASMVLFETALAAAQARVGLVPQVAADQITAACRDFTPDPASLAASCANTGVPVPGLVKAIKAHVGGDVARYVHFGATSQDVVDTALVLRMRDLVATLRHRMRTIIKSLIKLADDHRATVMAGRTRSQQAVPISFGLKVAGWLMPLVRLDHQLATSARQFLRLSFGGAAGTLASMGSVGQEVEHALADELGLEIAEMPWHSQRDMIVDLASKLTSLTCGFGKIGQDLVLLSQSEIAEVTLANGGGSSTMPHKANPVAAEMLVTLARFGATQMSHLYHAQIHEHERSGTAWLQEWLALPEIVMACGKATGLMLSILDNLQVNGRKMRENIDISRGAMLAEAATFALADHMDRDAADKLVKQAVVTSLAQGTHLFDELPKVTNAGVDWQKVRDPANYLGLNDVYIDRVLGAAHRVLAEG, from the coding sequence ATGAGCCTGTCACCCTTTGATTCCGTGCTCTATGGCGACCTTTTCGCCGATGCGGAAATTGCGGCCTATTTTAGTGATGATGCCGTGATTGCATCGATGGTGCTGTTTGAAACGGCCCTGGCGGCGGCGCAGGCGCGGGTGGGCCTTGTTCCACAGGTGGCGGCTGATCAAATTACCGCCGCTTGCCGCGATTTTACCCCGGACCCGGCATCACTGGCGGCATCCTGTGCCAATACGGGGGTGCCGGTGCCGGGCTTGGTCAAGGCGATCAAGGCGCATGTGGGCGGGGATGTCGCACGTTATGTGCATTTTGGCGCCACCAGCCAGGATGTGGTCGATACGGCCCTGGTTCTGCGCATGCGCGATTTGGTGGCGACCTTGCGCCATCGCATGCGCACAATCATTAAGTCATTGATCAAACTTGCCGATGATCACCGCGCAACAGTGATGGCGGGGCGGACCCGCAGCCAACAGGCGGTCCCCATAAGCTTTGGTCTGAAGGTTGCCGGTTGGCTCATGCCGCTGGTGCGTCTGGATCATCAATTGGCCACAAGTGCGCGGCAGTTTCTGCGTTTATCCTTTGGCGGGGCGGCTGGAACACTGGCATCGATGGGGTCTGTGGGGCAGGAGGTTGAACACGCCCTGGCCGACGAATTGGGGCTGGAAATTGCCGAAATGCCGTGGCATAGCCAGCGTGATATGATTGTTGATCTGGCCTCAAAATTAACATCGTTAACTTGTGGCTTTGGCAAAATCGGCCAGGATCTGGTTTTGTTATCACAGTCTGAAATTGCCGAGGTCACATTGGCCAATGGCGGTGGGTCATCTACCATGCCGCACAAGGCCAATCCGGTTGCAGCGGAAATGCTGGTCACACTGGCACGGTTTGGCGCAACGCAAATGTCGCATTTGTATCATGCGCAAATCCACGAACATGAACGCAGCGGCACCGCCTGGTTGCAGGAATGGCTGGCATTGCCCGAAATCGTTATGGCCTGTGGCAAGGCAACGGGTTTGATGCTGTCAATTCTGGATAATTTGCAGGTTAATGGCCGCAAGATGCGCGAGAATATCGACATTTCGCGCGGTGCCATGTTGGCCGAGGCCGCAACATTTGCCCTGGCCGATCATATGGACCGCGATGCGGCCGATAAGCTGGTTAAACAGGCGGTTGTAACCTCATTGGCGCAAGGCACCCATTTGTTTGATGAATTACCGAAAGTGACCAATGCTGGTGTTGATTGGCAAAAGGTGCGCGACCCGGCCAATTATCTTGGCCTGAATGATGTCTATATTGACCGCGTATTGGGGGCGGCACATCGGGTCCTGGCCGAGGGGTAA
- the pcaF gene encoding 3-oxoadipyl-CoA thiolase — protein MTDAYICDYIRTPIGRFGGVLSSVRADDLAAVPLRALMERNPNIDFAAIDDVIMGCANQAGEDNRNVARMAVLLAGMPENVTGTTVNRLCGSGMDAIIMAARAIKAGEADLMVAGGVESMSRAPFVMPKASSAFSRNAEIYDTTIGWRFVNPLMKQQYGVDSMPETGENVAEDFNISRTDQDAFAVRSQDKAIAAQENGTLAEEIVPVTIPQRKGDDIVVSQDEHPRPGTTVEKLGKLPTPFREGGTVTAGNASGVNDGAAALIVASEAAVKKYGLTPIARIVGGATAGVPPRIMGFGPAPATRNLMARFDLSLDQFDVIELNEAFASQGLATLRDLGIADDDVRVNPNGGAIALGHPLGMSGARITGTAARQLKRAGGKYALATMCIGVGQGIAIALEAV, from the coding sequence ATGACCGACGCCTATATCTGCGATTATATCCGCACCCCGATTGGCCGTTTTGGCGGGGTGTTATCATCCGTCCGGGCGGATGATCTGGCAGCGGTTCCGCTGCGGGCTCTGATGGAGCGCAATCCGAATATTGATTTTGCCGCGATAGACGACGTGATCATGGGCTGTGCCAACCAGGCGGGCGAGGATAACCGCAATGTCGCCCGTATGGCAGTGTTGCTGGCCGGTATGCCCGAAAATGTAACCGGCACAACGGTCAACCGCCTGTGTGGATCGGGCATGGATGCCATTATTATGGCGGCCCGTGCGATTAAGGCGGGCGAGGCCGATTTAATGGTCGCGGGAGGTGTTGAAAGCATGTCGCGCGCGCCCTTTGTCATGCCCAAGGCCAGTTCGGCCTTTTCGCGCAATGCCGAAATTTACGATACAACCATTGGCTGGCGGTTTGTAAATCCGCTGATGAAACAGCAATATGGCGTCGATTCCATGCCGGAAACGGGTGAGAACGTGGCCGAGGATTTCAACATCTCCCGCACCGATCAGGATGCCTTTGCCGTGCGTTCACAGGACAAGGCCATTGCCGCACAGGAAAATGGCACTTTGGCCGAAGAAATTGTGCCCGTAACGATCCCGCAGCGTAAAGGCGATGATATTGTCGTATCGCAGGACGAACATCCGCGTCCCGGGACAACGGTGGAAAAACTTGGCAAATTGCCAACCCCGTTTCGGGAAGGTGGAACGGTTACGGCGGGCAATGCTTCGGGTGTGAATGACGGCGCGGCTGCCCTGATTGTTGCATCGGAAGCGGCGGTTAAAAAATATGGCCTAACGCCGATTGCCCGCATTGTTGGCGGTGCAACGGCGGGCGTTCCGCCACGTATTATGGGTTTTGGCCCGGCACCGGCAACGCGCAACCTGATGGCACGGTTTGACCTGTCGCTGGACCAGTTTGATGTCATTGAACTGAACGAGGCCTTTGCATCGCAAGGCCTGGCGACATTGCGCGACCTTGGCATTGCCGATGATGATGTGCGGGTAAACCCCAATGGCGGAGCTATTGCCCTGGGCCATCCGCTGGGAATGTCAGGCGCACGCATTACCGGCACCGCTGCACGGCAGTTAAAACGTGCTGGCGGCAAATATGCGCTGGCAACCATGTGCATTGGTGTGGGGCAAGGCATCGCCATTGCCCTTGAAGCGGTATAA